One Roseburia rectibacter DNA window includes the following coding sequences:
- a CDS encoding LacI family DNA-binding transcriptional regulator encodes MANVTMRDIAEKLGISIVSVSKALTGKAGVSEELREKIKKEADRLGYRYNLGAKGLKEGKNYNVGVIIPSYYTDDTSNAFYVKMYQCVAKCLTNYDYATMLELADTRMQEMMILPQIVDDNRLDGMILMGELDESYLEKLRQTNLPMIYMDFYDLSMETDSVSMDNISAEYKMTEYLIGLGHKKIAYVGSIDATTSIMDRYLGYRRALHHYNIPYREDYLIEDRGADRLFKELVLPEDMPTAFVCNNDEIACILIEKLEKMGYRVPEDISVTGFDNYPFIRRNASGLTTVDVDIAMMASEGVELLLERLNEKRETFVRRVVSGHIVIRESTGRVAEP; translated from the coding sequence ATGGCAAACGTGACTATGCGTGATATTGCGGAAAAGCTGGGAATAAGCATCGTTTCCGTATCGAAGGCACTCACGGGAAAAGCTGGAGTCAGTGAGGAACTTCGTGAAAAAATAAAAAAAGAAGCCGACAGGCTTGGATATCGTTATAACCTTGGGGCAAAAGGATTGAAAGAGGGGAAAAATTATAATGTTGGTGTAATTATCCCTTCCTATTATACAGATGATACGAGCAATGCTTTTTATGTGAAAATGTATCAGTGTGTTGCAAAATGTCTGACCAATTATGATTATGCGACAATGCTTGAACTGGCTGATACGCGGATGCAGGAAATGATGATCCTGCCACAGATCGTGGACGACAACCGGTTAGACGGGATGATCTTAATGGGGGAGCTGGATGAATCGTATCTGGAAAAACTCAGACAGACTAATCTACCGATGATCTATATGGATTTCTATGATCTTTCCATGGAGACGGATTCCGTCAGTATGGACAATATCAGTGCAGAATACAAGATGACAGAGTATCTGATTGGACTTGGACATAAAAAAATAGCCTATGTTGGTTCTATTGATGCTACCACGAGTATCATGGACCGGTATTTGGGATACAGAAGGGCATTACATCATTACAACATCCCTTACAGGGAGGACTATCTGATAGAGGACAGGGGAGCAGATCGGTTATTTAAAGAACTGGTTCTGCCGGAAGATATGCCGACGGCATTTGTCTGCAATAATGATGAGATAGCATGTATATTGATCGAAAAGTTAGAAAAGATGGGGTATCGTGTGCCGGAGGATATTTCGGTCACAGGTTTTGATAATTATCCGTTCATCCGGCGTAATGCGTCGGGACTCACGACTGTGGATGTGGATATCGCTATGATGGCATCTGAGGGAGTAGAACTTTTATTAGAACGCCTCAATGAAAAAAGAGAAACATTTGTGAGACGTGTGGTAAGTGGTCATATCGTGATCCGGGAATCAACCGGAAGAGTGGCGGAGCCGTAA
- a CDS encoding glycoside hydrolase family 130 protein, whose amino-acid sequence MGNVKMISPAVPNMPWQERPEKIVNAPVWRYKENPIIGRNPVEGVARIFNSAVIPYEGKFIGVFRGEQTNGIPYVYLGRSEDGIHWDFEKDKVRFVDEDGNDFMPVYAYDPRLVKVEDTYYIIWCGDFYGAAIGMAKTKDFKTFTRIENPFLPFNRNAVLFPRKVNGNFLMLSRPSDSGHTPFGDIFISESKDLTYWGKHRHVMGRGNEWWESLKIGGGAAPIELEDSWLLFYHGVSGTCNGYVYSIGGAILDKENPSIVKYRCTDFLLTPEEWYEERGFVPNVCFPCATIHDFATGRIAIYYGAADSYVGLAFTTADEIVTYIKEHSVTGESDTEIGRR is encoded by the coding sequence ATGGGAAATGTAAAAATGATCAGTCCGGCAGTGCCAAACATGCCGTGGCAGGAGAGACCGGAGAAAATCGTGAACGCGCCGGTATGGCGTTATAAGGAGAATCCGATCATTGGAAGAAATCCGGTAGAAGGGGTGGCAAGGATTTTTAACAGTGCTGTCATACCGTATGAAGGAAAGTTCATCGGTGTGTTCCGCGGGGAGCAGACAAATGGAATACCATATGTTTATTTAGGAAGAAGTGAAGATGGTATTCACTGGGATTTTGAGAAAGATAAAGTACGCTTTGTCGATGAAGACGGAAACGATTTTATGCCGGTATATGCATATGATCCGCGGCTGGTAAAAGTAGAAGATACCTATTATATTATCTGGTGTGGCGATTTTTATGGTGCAGCGATCGGAATGGCTAAGACAAAGGACTTTAAGACATTTACCAGGATTGAAAATCCATTTCTGCCATTTAACCGGAATGCAGTGCTGTTCCCGCGTAAGGTAAATGGAAATTTCCTGATGTTGTCAAGACCGTCCGACAGCGGACATACACCGTTTGGTGATATCTTTATCAGTGAGAGCAAAGATCTTACTTACTGGGGAAAACACCGTCATGTGATGGGACGCGGCAATGAATGGTGGGAGTCTTTAAAGATCGGCGGCGGAGCAGCACCGATCGAATTGGAAGATAGCTGGCTGCTGTTTTATCATGGTGTCAGTGGAACCTGTAACGGATATGTATACTCGATCGGCGGAGCAATCTTAGATAAAGAAAATCCATCTATCGTAAAATACCGCTGTACGGATTTCCTGTTGACACCGGAAGAATGGTATGAGGAACGCGGATTTGTTCCGAATGTCTGCTTCCCATGTGCAACGATCCACGACTTTGCAACCGGAAGAATTGCAATTTACTACGGTGCTGCGGACAGTTATGTCGGTCTTGCATTTACAACAGCAGACGAGATTGTAACATATATCAAGGAACACAGTGTAACAGGGGAATCCGATACGGAGATCGGAAGAAGATAA